One Fusarium musae strain F31 chromosome 6, whole genome shotgun sequence DNA segment encodes these proteins:
- a CDS encoding hypothetical protein (EggNog:ENOG41~SMCOG1034:cytochrome P450~antiSMASH:Cluster_6.5), which produces MGTKSDEFDSAMRNVLTRNTPAVLESFTDEVEYAIFNTIGPCKDWTPIVARKAMCKVASLMSGRAFVGLPLSREPDWVEANVNYTADVSKAWMILKMIPQPIRFFVAPFLPQVRSLKRQRKNNEAKLAPLLREKQDSSSATSASKEKPVGGDLLDWFISQYKTTPTVQELGRDQLLATFASIYNLSNALTYIAFDLAATPEEDVEEMRKELTEVLGEDGVIDKNSLAKLKKLDSFAKESQRLCPPSLVNIPRIVTSPEGLKTSTGDVLPTGTRMTIMSHFINHDPKVYPDPEKFDPFRFSRLRQVPGNETKYQHASTGLDNINFGHGIWACPGRFFASAQIKVVLAHLLKNYHVNLKKGTDKPGQIHYGLAILPDAQAEIMFKSRK; this is translated from the exons ATGGGTACCAAGTCAGACGAATTCGACTCAGCAATGCGCAACGTTCTCACTCGCAACACCCCGGCCGTTCTCGAGTCCTTCACCGATGAGGTCGAATATGCAATTTTCAACACAATCGGCCCGTGTAAAGACTGGACGCCAATTGTTGCTCGCAAGGCCATGTGCAAAGTCGCCTCTCTTATGTCTGGAAGGGCATTCGTGGGACTTCCACTAAGTCGTGAACCAGACTGGGTCGAAGCCAATGTCAATTATACAGCCGATGTCTCCAAGGCTTGGATGATTCTCAAGATGATCCCTCAGCCTATCCGGTTTTTCGTTGCCCCATTTCTCCCTCAGGTACGAAGCTTGAAGCGTCAGCGGAAGAATAATGAGGCGAAACTGGCACCACTTCTGCGAGAGAAACAGGACTCGTCTTCTGCTACTTCCGCCAGCAAGGAGAAACCTGTTGGAGGAGATTTGCTCGACTGGTTCATTTCTCAGTACAAAACGACCCCAACGGTTCAGGAGCTTGGCAGAGATCAACTGCTAGCAACTTTTGCTTCAATCTACAATTTATCCAACGCCTTGACCTACATCGCCTTTGACCTAGCTGCCACTCCCGAGGAAGATGTAGAAGAGATGCGAAAGGAGTTGACCGaagttcttggagaagatggcgtgATTGATAAGAACTCGTTGGCCAAACTGAAAAAGCTAGATAGCTTTGCCAAGGAGTCGCAGCGCCTTTGTCCTCCGTCACTAG TCAATATTCCCCGTATCGTCACGAGCCCTGAAGGACTCAAGACATCTACCGGGGACGTTCTTCCTACGGGAACACGCATGACCATCATGAGCCACTTCATCAACCACGACCCTAAAGTATATCCCGATCCAGAGAAATTTGATCCGTTCCGCTTCTCTAGACTTCGCCAAGTTCCAGGGAACGAGACTAAATACCAGCACGCATCAACAGgtcttgacaacatcaatTTCGGGCACGGTATTTGGGCATGTCCTGGTCGGTTCTTTGCCAGCGCTCAGATTAAGGTGGTGCTTGCGCATCTACTCAAGAACTATCATGTTAACCTCAAGAAGGGCACTGATAAGCCAGGGCAAATTCATTATGGCTTGGCTATCTTGCCTGATGCACAGGCTGAGATCATGTTTAAGTCGCGGAAATAA